From Anaplasma ovis str. Haibei:
GTGCTCAAGCTGGTGCTGGTGAGGTTGCTCAGGCTGTTAAGGCTCAGACTGCTATGATGGCTGCTAAGGTTGGTACGGCTGGGGCTGCGCATGCCGCTAAGGCTGCTGAGGCTGCTGCTGTTACTAAGGCTCTAGGTGCTCTGGATGCTGCTCAGATTGGTGTGGGTGGTGCTGAGAAGGCCGCTGCTTATGCTGCAGCGGCTGCCGGTCAGTTTGGTGGTGATTGGCTGCTGAGGCTGGATACTGGTGCTGCTGGTCAGACTGCTCAGAGTGTTATGATGGCTGCTAAGAAGGTTGGTGAGGTTGTTGGTGCTATAACTCAGGTTGGTCAGGGTGGTCTTTCTAGTGCTACTCAGGCTGAGATCGCTGGTAAGGCTGTTAAGGAGATTGCTGAGGCTTATGCTCAGGTTGCCAAGACTGAGATGGATGCTGTTAAGTTTGGTCTAGATGTTACTAAGGATGTTCTGGAGACTGAACTTGCTGCGGCTAAGGAGGCTTTAGCTGCTGCTCAGGTTGGTCAGATCGCTGCTGAGAAGGTTGGGGATGCTTGGGGTGCTGTTTATGGTCAGATTGCCAAGGGTGTTGTAGAGGTTACTCAGGCTACTCAGAGTGGTATAACTCAGGTTGCTGATGCTGTAGCTGCTGTGGAGACTACCGCTGCTCAGGGTGTTGTAGAAGTTGCTCAGGCTGAGATGGCTGGTTTGGCTAAGGTTGGGGATGCTGTTGTTGCTGTAGGGACCCAGGCTGCTCAGGGTGCTCTAGATGTTACTAAGGCTACTCAGGATGTTGTGACTCAGGCTGGTCAAGGTGCTGCTGAGGTCCTGACTCAGACTGGTAGGGCTGGTGTGGTGGCTGCTACTGCTAGTCTGGAGGCCGCCGAGGCTACTGCTAAGGCTCTAGGTGATGCTGCTGAGGGTTTCACTGTGGCTGCTCAGACTGCTGTGGGTGCTGCTCAGGGTATTGTAGATGCTAAGACTGCTGAGTTTGTTCATGCTACGGCTACTCAGGCTCTTATGGCTCAAACTAGCCCGGCTGGTGTGGTTGGTATAGTTGCTAAGGACGCTGCTAGGGTGGGTGTGATACTAGTGCAAAGCCCTGACCGGTGAGGCGCACACGTTAGATGCCGAGCAACTACGCACCAAAGTTGCCGTGCTGGTGTATTCTGGAGCTTCAGAATTATTATTACCCAAGCTTCTATCTTCTAAGTTGTCTGTAATTACGGGCTGGACCGATCCACTTGCGCTTTTTTCTGTGTGCACCCTAGCAATTTCAAGGAGGATAAATACGCAGGCCAGAAAAACCTGCGTCCCCAAAAGCACTCTGTCTTGTATGTTGTAGAGAAGGTGCGTATTGCCCTGGAGTAGGTACGCCTCGTATACATGGCACAAAAAGTGCGCAAACTCGAACAGTGCAATGGTCAAAAACAAGCCGGATTGGATGCGGTACCAGTTCTTTCTGTGTTTCGACATAGATGCAATGGAGCCAGAGGCAGAATCTCCCCTGAGGGCCATATCTAGCCTTTCCTTCTTGTATGATAAGGAGACCTCGTAGACCCTCAAGAATGCCGAGATGGCACCAATTGCGGGTGCCATTATGGCTAAGCACATAGCCACCAGCTGCATGTGTACGCTTGATGAGAGGGCCATAGTAATTGAGGCCAAGGATATTGTAATCCACATCAATCCCGATGTTATGGTCAGAACCTCTCCGGTGATTTGCACCGACTGCTGTTTAGCGGTTATTTCCTTTCTCTTATATGCCTGCCTTGCCCGCACAGCGGAAAGCACCGCGTTTACCAGGAGAATAAGGGAAAGCACAGTGTATAATGAATAATACGCTATGGCGACTTTAGCCTTAACATGAGCACCTGTACCATAGTCCAGGCAATACATGGTGAAAGAAGAAGAGAGCGCTTCTATTGCCATAAGGGAAAAGGAGGCGATCAGAAAAATATCTGTGCTGTTCGATTGGCGCTTGTCTTCAATTTTTTGAACAAACCGCGATACCTTGTCTATACGGCGCCCCGCAGGACGGGTTTGACTTTCTGGTTCGGGAAGGTCTGACAAAAGCGGTGCGGAGGAGTGCCGGCGCCTAACACGTTTTGAACTGGGAAGCAAAGCACACCTCAAGAAAAGACATACACAACGTTAAAATTGTAACCTTAGTTGATTAAAGAATCAACGAAAGTATTCACGTGATTTTCCATATTAACGCTACACCAAGCGCCATAGTGAGATGGGCACCACAACCTGCTCACGCAACACATATAAACCCAGGATTACCCGAACACCTGCCCGGCCTGCGGGATTGCTGTCAGCCACGTGGCGATACGGTCTGATTCTCTGCGGCAGTGGCCACACTTCTGACTTTGTTCCTGCGTAACTCTGCTCTATAACTCCTCGAGGCAGCGCTCAAATATGTGCAGGGCCTCTTCGATTTCACCTTTGGAAACTATAAGTGGTGGCAGCATCCGAAGCACGTTGCTGCTGTCGGCCGTGGAGAGAAGCAACCCTTGTTCCAAAACCTTGCCAGCAAAGGCCCTGACGTTCACCTTATTGCTCATCTGTAGCCCAACCATAAGGCCAAGCCCCCTAACTTCTTCAATGGTGCCACTAAATTTCCCTGACAACTTTGTGAGTTCACCGACCAGATATTTTCCATTGTTTAGGACATTTTCAAGGAAACCTTCGCGGAGAATTTCGCTCACAGCTGCATACGCCACGGTTGTCGCTAGTGGGTTACAACCAAAGGTGGACCCGTGCATACCCACGGCAACGAACTGTCCAGCATTTTTGGTAGTCAGGCAACTACCTATAGGAAACCCCCCGCCCATGCCTTTTGCAATTGAGCACACATCCGGGTGCACGTCAAAGTGCTCATACGCGAAGAACTTGCCGGTTCTTCCCGCTCCGCACTGCACGCAGTCAAAAAACAACAGCACGTCATGCTCATCACATATGCCGCGCAAGCCCTTAAGAAATTCCTCCCCAAGTACATGCACACCGCTCTGGCCCTGTACTGGCTCTACCAAAACCCCTCCTATGTTGCCCTTACTGACTTCACTGCGTACTGAGTCTATGTCAGGATTAACGCTGACGAACCAGTCTACATATGGGTGAAGCAACCGCATGAAGTGCTGTGGTTCGTTCGCCGAGCAGGCAGCATAGGTTCTGCCGTGAAAAGAGCGCCTCATGGTTAGTATCTTATATCTTTCCGGTCTTCCCTTGCCGTTCTGGTATGATCTGATGATTTTAAATCCGCACTCTACGGCTTCAGCACCGGAGTTGCAAAAAAATGCCAAATCTGCGAAGCTACAGCTTACCAATTTTTCTGCGAGCCGCTCAGCCTCGGCTATGCGATACATGTTTGATACGTGCCAGAGGGTTCTACCTTGGGTCTCTAGCGCGTTGACCAATGCAGGGTGACAATGTCCAAGAGACACGGTAGCAATCCCAGACACGAAGTCTATATACCGCTTACCCTGCGTGTCGTACAAATAAACTCCCTCACCACGCGCAAAGCTTACGTCAAAAGGTGCGTAAAACGGAATTATACAACTACTACCCACAACTGCCCCTCAAATCTCCCGACTACGACTGACGATAACGTGAAAGTCCTCTGTAGGTCAATAAGATTACTCTTACCTAAAGTTTATACAGACGTACAGTTTAGGAAGGTGCGCAATTTAAGTGTTGATGTGAGCGCGTTATACCATTAACCTCACCCATAGCTAGTGGTTGGGTGCGGATACGTGCTTATCAGACACTTAAAAAATCTATCTTTGGTAATACTCGTTGTGCTACTGGCGGGCGCGACTTGGTACGTGCACGCGAGAGTATTAGAACGCACTTTAGATATGTCTTCGGCAGAGGATATTGCCGACATAGGCCATATGTTATCACACACGATATTGGACAAATACACTGGCTTTCTCCGCACTATTCCAACACATGTGAGTGCTGACCCTTACCATGTTAACTTGATGATAAAACTGCGTGCAGAGTTTGTACAAGCACTGCAAGATCTTACAGGGGTGACGGTGGTGTTGCACGGTTCTAGCGGCGTAATATTCACCGTGGGGGAAGGCTCCGTCGAGGGCTCTGTTAGCGGCGAGTCTTTATCAGAGGCGCAACTTGCAACTCTCACAAATGGCGATGTCTTACGGGGAGCAGCTGCTGATGGTCGGATTTTTACCGTGTTTCCTGTTGTGTTACAAGATGACGGCCCTAAAGTTTTTTTGCAGGTGATAAAAGACTACGGAAAACTCGCCAAGGCCCTTAGGAGAACACACGGAATGTTTATCATACCCGTTGGAGTAGCTATACTAAGCTGCGCGTGTTTGGTTGTGCTGTTTTACAGGAAAAGCACGAGACTCCTTAGTAGCCAGTATGACGCGAACCTGGAGCTTCAGGAGCAGAAAGAGACTGCCGAGAGGGAAAGTGTGAGCAAGTCTCAGTTTTTGGCCAACGTCAGCCATGAGTTGCGCACCCCTCTCAATTCTATTATCGGCTTTTCTGAAATCATTCAATCAGAGTCACTGGGCCCAATTGGTAGCGAGGAATACAAGGAGTATATAAACGACATTCACCAGTCGGGTGTGCACCTTCTGAGCCTGATAAACGACATTCTTGATTTTTCAAAAGCGGAGGCTAACAAACTCACTGTAGAGTTCGTCAAATTTGACCTAGGTAAGATTGTAGATTCATCCTTCACAATGGTGCTACCCCGGGCGAAAGATGCCAAGGTGGAGCTCAAGAAGGAAATGCCGGAAGAAACCGTTGTTATGACTGCGGACCCGAAGAGGATGAAGCAGGTTATCATAAATGTGCTGTCAAACTCGGTGAAGTTCACCCCGGAAGGCGGGCTAGTTAAGTTGTGTGCTGAGATCAAGGACGAGCAACTCATAGTGGAAATTAGCGATACTGGCATTGGTATAGCTCAACAAGACTTGTACAAGGTGATGTCTGTCTTCGGGCAGGCGGACAGTACGCACTCTCGCAAGTATGAGGGCACGGGGCTGGGGTTGCCTTTGAGCAAAAAGCTCGTTGAGCTTATGCACGGAACTTTCAGTATAAAAAGCGAGCCAAACCTAGGTACCATAGTGACATTAACGTTCCCGCACAAGCAGGAATGCGCAAGGAAATCCTTTTAGGTCACCGTCCGGTCACAGCTCGGGTTTGGGGTTAAAAGTTAGAACTATCTCGTGCCACAGGTTGTAGTCGCTTCTGCTTAGCCCAGTGAGCGGGCTACACTTGTACACTGCCCTGAGTGCGCTATCCGCCACAGCGCGGAAGAAGGGGTTACTGTTGTACAAGTGAGTATCTGTTATACCGGCTCTAACTACCTTCCCACTGGGAGCCAGCACCACGCCGATTTTCACCACCATATTTTCTACGTCCTTCGCGCCTGCGGGGACAGTCCAGCACTCAACAAACCTACTCCTGATAGAATTTGCTATCCTCACTGCGAGCTCGTGCTTTTCATCGTATCTGGCTTCACCGGCGTCTACCGCATTTTCCGCGCCAGGCCGAATGTTAGCCTCGCTCTGTACTGCCTGCAATATTCCAGACAGCTCCTCCTCTGCGGTTTCTGGGAAATCTTGCGCATCAGCAGCGACGGGGAGCGGTTCCACCACTGGAGGGGAGGCCTTCTGCGCAACCAACCTCTCTTTTTCCATTGCCTTCCTACCAGGAGGCGGAGGTATCCTCTTTATCGGCTCCACAACAACCCGCTCAGCTTTTTCTGTGGGCCTATACCCGGCTTTTCTTTTTTGAAGGACTACGGGCTGCCTGCCCATCCGAACATTATCTGTTTCTGCCACAGGAACGGAGCCGAACACTATTACCGCGTTTCCCGTGTCATGCTGCACCTTGCCTTGTTCCATGACCCAGGTGCCTGCGAAGTAGGCGCCACCAGCGGCCACGTGCAGAAGCACTGACAAAGCAACGTGAATGTTGTTTAAAAGCACACTACGTGCGGCCTGCACTGCTCCCAACATCGGCAACCACGCTATTATCAGCAACCAGAGCCACCTTCCTGAGGCCGTAACCAGATAATAAGTTGACCACCCTCATGATCGTCCCATAGCTTACACCCTCGTCACCACGCAGGAACACCTGGGCCTCCTTGCCTTTGGTTACGGACATAAGGTCAGTCTCCAGATTTGCCTCTCTGGAAAGCTTATCGTTCACATATATAGTACCTTTCTTGGTAATGGTCAAGACAACTGATTGCTCGGAGTCCAAGCCCAGGGCCCTATTTGCGTTAGGAAGGTTTACAAGGAGTGATGGCAGGGCCTTTTCTGTGTGCGAAACCGCGAATATTACCAGGAGTATGAGTACTACATCCACGAAGGGTGTAATGTTTATCTCGGAACGGAACCTACGAACTTCTCTGCACTGCCCTGACAGTCTGCGCGACGCGGACCTATTCCTCATTATCTGCAAACGCCTCGAGCTCGTACACTAAATTGCTTAGACGATTGGACATTCTCGTGATAAGTGCCGTGAACCTGTTATAGAATATGTTGGCGGGTATTGCAACAAGCAGCCCCAAAGCCGTTGCAAACAGGGCCTCGGCCATGCTTGGGCCAACAGACGCAATACCCACGCTTGCTCCAGCCGGGATAGAACGTAAACTGCCTACAACTCCCCATACGGTTCCAAATAGCCCTATAAAAGGGGAAGAGGACCCAATGGTTGCCAGAAGCTCTACGTTGTCCTCAAGCTTGTCTAGGGTTCTACTCAATTCTGCGCTTACAAATTTGTGTAGCCCAAACTGCCTATTCGCGACTAGCTTGGAGTTTTGTATTCCGTAGTTCAATATCTGTGATACGATGCCGGTGTTTTTACCTATAATCTCGGTTAAGTTGGTGAAAGTTCTTCTGGAGCTGAAACGCTCCTCGAGCTCCCGGATCTCCCTAGCCTGTCTTCTGAGCACTAAATACTTCTTCAAAATTACTGACCAAGAAATTACAGAAGACGCAACCAATATGAGCATGGTGGCCTTCACCACAATATCTGCGTTAGAAAATGCACCAAGCATAGACAAGCTGCTCTGGATATCAATGGACGATTCGACTACATCCTTCATAAACAAAAACCACCGAACCACTGCCAATTTCTATACCTTTAATCTTCTGTGGTCAATGATAAAAAAAGAAAGCACTGCTGCTTTGAGTTGTTTGTGCGCGCAAGTGTGCGGCTATGAGGCCTGCTAGCGCCTTGTTTTCTTTCTCTAGTACGGGGTAGTAGTTTTCTTTTTGTGCGCTATAATGACCTGGTGTTGCGCTGGTTGTGTGTGGTAACGTCGTGCCTATAGTTGTGTTAGATGCTAAGACTGTTAATAAAATTGCTGCCGGGGAGGTGATAGATTGCCCCGCTAGTGTGGTAAAAGAACTTGTTGAGAACTCGATAGATGCGGGTGCTACGACCATAAATGTACTAATAGATAAGGGGGGACGTAATCTCATTTCCGTCATTGATGATGGATGCGGCATACCCCGAGATGAAATGGAGAGAGCGTTTATCTGTCATGCCACATCTAAGCTTCCGGATAATGACCTCAGCAACATTAGGTCGATGGGGTTTAGAGGAGAGGGGCTGACCTCCATCGCAGCTGTTGCCAGGACCAAAATGGTTTCAAAATATAGAGGATGTACCGAGGCATGGTCTATAGTACTTGAAGGTGGGGAAAAAACCCGAGATTTATCGCCCGAGGCATTGCCCTGCGGGACCTCTATCGAGGTTAGAGACTTGTTTTTTGCCACTCCAACCAGGCTTAAGTTCCTGCGTACGGAAAAGGCGGAGACCCAAAGCATTGTTGATCTGATGTACAGGTTTGCTACGGCCAAATTCGGTATCGCGTTTTCCCTTACCATAGCTGACAAGCAGATTTTTAAATACCCTGCCAGGGGAGACTTAATGTCGCGTCTGTGGGAGATGAAACCCTTTGGCGATGCGTTCCGGGAGCAATCTCTAGAGGTGCGTTTCAATTCAGATTCGATAAGCATTACCGGGTACATTAGTGTTCCCACGTTTAATCGATCAAGGCCTGACATGATTTACACATTTGTGAACGGTAGGCCGGTACACAGCACTCTTTTTATGGGCGCGATAAAGTCTGCATATAGTGAGTTTATCCCTAAGGATAGGCACCCAGTGGTTGTGATGTGCCTGGAGATCTTGCCGGGTGATGTTGATGTGAATGTGCATCCAAGCAAACTGGAGGTAAGGTTTCGTAACCGCAAGCATGTGTATAGCGTGATTGTTGATGCGCTGGCGACTGCTTTGTCTAGCAATGTGTACAGAGAACTACCTCCCCGCATTCCTGTTGGGGGAGGATTGGACCACTTTGCTGTGGATAGCGCCTCAACTATGCGTACACCCTACAGCAAAGTACACGATTATGGTGTGACAGAAAGCTCAAAGCTTTCCGTACAACAGGTGGGGGGGGGGGAGAACTTCTATCAAGACTCGAGCACGTCGTCGAAAACTCCGCGGACACTGCGGGGTTGTTTGCTTTCAGGGGAAGCAGCAACAGTAGGTGCACGACACGTCCAGTTCTAAATTATGACTCAGAGGCTCATAACGTGCCGCTAATAGAAGAATTACCGCTAGGCAACGCAGTGTGTCAACTTTTCGATAGGTACATAGTATCGAGGGCTGGGGACCATGTGATCATAATAGATCAACACGCAGCGCATGAGAGGCTTACTTATGAGTACATGAAAAAGGTGACAGCCAATGAGGGAATGAAACGCCAGGTGCTACTTATGCCTGAGTTGGTTGAGCTAGACAACGAATACGAATTAGAATTACTGGGTGAGTATAGGGAGAAACTGCTAAAGTTCGGGTTGGTGATAGAGCCTATGGGAAGCATGGTTGTGGCTGTGAGGGAGGTTCCTGCAATTCTTGGGGTGTTTGATGTGAAGGCTATGATTGCCAAAATAGTGGAGAGCATTGTCGAGGTGGGTGAGGCATTGTTCATGAGTGAAAGAATAAAGCACGTGTGCGGAACCATTGCCTGCTATAGCTCAATAAGAAGTGGCAGGATGTTAAAATTGGAAGAGATGAACAGCTTGCTAAGACAAATGGAAGATACCCCGCATTCTGGTCAGTGTAACCACGGCCGGCCGACGTACATCAAGCTTAGCCTATCCGAAATAGATAAGCTATTTGAACGCAGGTGACGGCATTGCTAGTTTTCCAAAGACAAGGCAAATCTGTTACCGGGAAATCTGTGCACCTTCCTCAGTAGCTCTAATTCAACGAGTTCAGCAAGTAATGTGCTCGTGCTAATCTTTGTGCAGGCTGCAAGATCTTCAATGTCTGTAGGAGAAACACTCAGTTGTTGGAGAATTGTGCACCGGATTGCTGCAGAGCCTACCCCATCTGTGGTGGCGCCTTTCTGGGTGTAACATTGCAGACTTTTCGCTGCTATTGGACGCGCACTGGGGTTCAATGCCTGTATAATATCTTCTACGGATTCTACCAACGTGGCACCTTGCTTGATAAGATAATTGCTGCCGGAATATCTGGGATCCAAAGCCGAGCCTGGCACCACAAAAACCTCTCGGCCCTGCAACAAGGCAAAATTTGCTGTGATGAGGGACCCAGATCTGCGAGATGCTTCCACCACAACCGTGCCCCAAGCCATGCCCGATATTATGCGATTGCGTTGAGGGAAAAAGCTCGCCTTCGGTAACGATGAAAAAGGCAGTTCAGTCACAACTGTGCCGCCGTTGTGCACTATCGTGCGGTATAAGTGCAGGTTATCTTTGGGGTACACAACATCAATCCCGCTTGCGGTGACCGCAACAGTAGGCATTTTTTCAAGTGCTACGCTATGCACCGTACTGTCGATTCCCCTCGCCAGACCAGATACCGTAACAAACCCGGCTTTAGATAGGTCAAGCGCTATTCCGTACGCAATGCGTTTCCCATTCGTTGATGCATTGCGACTTCCTACCATTGCAATTTTATTGTTTCTGTTGAGCAAAGCCGTATTACCGAGCACGGTTATGATTGGAGGAGGATCGTATATGTGCAGCAGCATCTGGGGATACTCCCGCTCAAACATACTTATCATCTTAGCGCCCAACTTTTGGCATAGCTCGACTTCCCTTTCCGCATCGTTTTCCGGGCATACGCGCCCCACATTGCCGAACTCTCCATTCACGAGTGCATCAAGCGCCAGTTCAGGAGTTTTATATAACTTTATGAGTTTCTGGAAAGCAATTGGGCCGATTTTTGTAGTGCGCATAATGCGGATACAAGCGACTAGACGGTCGTGAACGACTGCTGTGTTAGTGGTGTTGGTACTGAGGTCCAAAAAAGCCCGTAAAAGTTTCTTTCTTAACTAATATAATAACTGCAAAAAACAATCGTGCAACGGCTCAGGTAATGTATGCACAATTCTATGGTGTATTTTCCGAGTTTTTGCGAGGCATTGTGTGATAAGTTCAGGTGTGATGAAAATTTGCGTGATGGCGCATGCGCGCACGACAGATTTAGGGGCTGCCCTATTTCTGGAATCACACGTACTTCATACATAAGTGGGTGAAACATGCAGAAAGTTCCGGTGCCCCGTGCAATGGTGCATACTGCTGACTGTAGCTGCCAGGTGGTGGCTCAGCCATTGTGGTAAAGCTTTGGTAGAGGCCGGCCTGGCTTGAGGTGGTGTGCAGGGTAAATTCCGGTCAGAGCAAGCACCGGGATTGGTGCAGCATGAGAGTAGGGTGAATTGTTGGGGGATTATAAACCAATAGGCTTGGGACGGCCATGTGGAATTTCCTGATGTGTACAGCGCCGACGCCAAAGGCGTATGTGCACATTTCGGTCACGTGCAACAGCCTACAGGGCGCAATACCACTACCTGGGGCCCGCGGCGAGAGCCAGGTTTACTGCACCCCTTCGTGGCACAGCTTGTTGTATATCCATCCGCCCCCCAGCAGCCTTTCTTTGTCATACAGCACGCATGCCTGCCCAGGTGACACAACGCAGTCCTCTTCCAGTACCACCGTTCCGTAGCCTTCCCCGTCACTCGTTATGGTAGCGCGGGTTGTAGCCCCGGACGATCGCAACCGAGCGTCGACTACCAGTCCTTTTTCTGGAATGTCGTAATCAGGGAGCCAATTCAGATTCTTCACAAACAATGCTCTCTTCATTAGGGCAGACTGTGGCCCAACTACCACGATGTTCTGCTCCGCGTCTAATCTTACTACATATAGTGGATACGGTGCAGAAATGTTCAAACCCCTGCGCTGCCCAACGGTGAAATTTGATATGCCGTCATGCTCGCCAAGCAAGCGCCCATCGACGTGCACAATCTTGCCCTTCTTGACCGATGCGGGGTCCAAATTCCGCAGAACCTCCCTGTAGCTATTTTCAGGTACAAAACATATGTCCTGGCTGTCTGGCTTATCTGCAACTCCCAAGTTGAGTTTTTGTGCCAACTGCCTCACGTCGCTTTTTACCAAATTACCTAGGGGGAATCTCAAGAATTTTAATTGCTCAGAGGTTACGGAGAACAGGAAGTAGCTTTGATCCTTCTGCGGGTCCTTACCGCGCAATATTTGCTGTTCGCCAGCGATCTCAACCCTCCGAACGTAATGTCCGGTTGCGACCACGTCACCACCTATGGTCCTGGCTGCCTTGAGCATGTCTCTGAACTTGACTGTTTGGTTGCATTTTACGCACGGTATGGGAGTTTCCCCCCGCTTGTATGAACTTATGAAATCGTCTATAACTTCCTTCCTGAATACTTCTTCGTAGTCCAGAACATAGTGCGGAAACCCGAGTGCTGATGCAACGCGCTTTGCGTCATATATATCCACGCTGCCGCAACAAGACTTCGCCCCGGATGCCGGCAAGCTGCTGTGCAGTTGCATTGTTGCTCCTATAACCTTATAACCACGCTCGTGCAAAAGCGCGGCGACCACTGAGCTATCCACACCCCCCGACATCGCAACGACCACAGTGGTCTCCTCAGGTGATTTGCCGGGAACCAGTGGGTCCAAATTCAAGCTGCTATCAAACACCATAACGGGGGAAAGTATAAACTGTACCACAGGATTCTATGTGGGATTGTGCTACGTCTCAAGTTGAAAGTACAAGCACGAAAACTTTGCACGTCCACAACTGAGCGAAGTATCTATGCAGTTGCGGGCGTTTGTGCGCTGCAGCCTTTAGATTGTTGTTACCCCTACGGCACGTGGTTTGCTCTGGCCAGGGCGTTTCCGTTAAAATTCATCTTCCACGTTGCTTGCGTATTGCGAGCTTGTGCTGCTAACAAGATGAGCCAGAACGGGCTGAGCATCAGAATGTGTAAGTTTGTTCTCTTCAATTAACTTGCTGATTTTCTCCACGATATCCGAGTTC
This genomic window contains:
- a CDS encoding aspartate aminotransferase family protein; this encodes MGSSCIIPFYAPFDVSFARGEGVYLYDTQGKRYIDFVSGIATVSLGHCHPALVNALETQGRTLWHVSNMYRIAEAERLAEKLVSCSFADLAFFCNSGAEAVECGFKIIRSYQNGKGRPERYKILTMRRSFHGRTYAACSANEPQHFMRLLHPYVDWFVSVNPDIDSVRSEVSKGNIGGVLVEPVQGQSGVHVLGEEFLKGLRGICDEHDVLLFFDCVQCGAGRTGKFFAYEHFDVHPDVCSIAKGMGGGFPIGSCLTTKNAGQFVAVGMHGSTFGCNPLATTVAYAAVSEILREGFLENVLNNGKYLVGELTKLSGKFSGTIEEVRGLGLMVGLQMSNKVNVRAFAGKVLEQGLLLSTADSSNVLRMLPPLIVSKGEIEEALHIFERCLEEL
- a CDS encoding sensor histidine kinase — its product is MLIRHLKNLSLVILVVLLAGATWYVHARVLERTLDMSSAEDIADIGHMLSHTILDKYTGFLRTIPTHVSADPYHVNLMIKLRAEFVQALQDLTGVTVVLHGSSGVIFTVGEGSVEGSVSGESLSEAQLATLTNGDVLRGAAADGRIFTVFPVVLQDDGPKVFLQVIKDYGKLAKALRRTHGMFIIPVGVAILSCACLVVLFYRKSTRLLSSQYDANLELQEQKETAERESVSKSQFLANVSHELRTPLNSIIGFSEIIQSESLGPIGSEEYKEYINDIHQSGVHLLSLINDILDFSKAEANKLTVEFVKFDLGKIVDSSFTMVLPRAKDAKVELKKEMPEETVVMTADPKRMKQVIINVLSNSVKFTPEGGLVKLCAEIKDEQLIVEISDTGIGIAQQDLYKVMSVFGQADSTHSRKYEGTGLGLPLSKKLVELMHGTFSIKSEPNLGTIVTLTFPHKQECARKSF
- a CDS encoding cell envelope integrity protein TolA: MLGAVQAARSVLLNNIHVALSVLLHVAAGGAYFAGTWVMEQGKVQHDTGNAVIVFGSVPVAETDNVRMGRQPVVLQKRKAGYRPTEKAERVVVEPIKRIPPPPGRKAMEKERLVAQKASPPVVEPLPVAADAQDFPETAEEELSGILQAVQSEANIRPGAENAVDAGEARYDEKHELAVRIANSIRSRFVECWTVPAGAKDVENMVVKIGVVLAPSGKVVRAGITDTHLYNSNPFFRAVADSALRAVYKCSPLTGLSRSDYNLWHEIVLTFNPKPEL
- a CDS encoding ExbD/TolR family protein, with protein sequence MRNRSASRRLSGQCREVRRFRSEINITPFVDVVLILLVIFAVSHTEKALPSLLVNLPNANRALGLDSEQSVVLTITKKGTIYVNDKLSREANLETDLMSVTKGKEAQVFLRGDEGVSYGTIMRVVNLLSGYGLRKVALVADNSVVADVGSSAGRT
- a CDS encoding MotA/TolQ/ExbB proton channel family protein encodes the protein MKDVVESSIDIQSSLSMLGAFSNADIVVKATMLILVASSVISWSVILKKYLVLRRQAREIRELEERFSSRRTFTNLTEIIGKNTGIVSQILNYGIQNSKLVANRQFGLHKFVSAELSRTLDKLEDNVELLATIGSSSPFIGLFGTVWGVVGSLRSIPAGASVGIASVGPSMAEALFATALGLLVAIPANIFYNRFTALITRMSNRLSNLVYELEAFADNEE
- the mutL gene encoding DNA mismatch repair endonuclease MutL, whose amino-acid sequence is MPIVVLDAKTVNKIAAGEVIDCPASVVKELVENSIDAGATTINVLIDKGGRNLISVIDDGCGIPRDEMERAFICHATSKLPDNDLSNIRSMGFRGEGLTSIAAVARTKMVSKYRGCTEAWSIVLEGGEKTRDLSPEALPCGTSIEVRDLFFATPTRLKFLRTEKAETQSIVDLMYRFATAKFGIAFSLTIADKQIFKYPARGDLMSRLWEMKPFGDAFREQSLEVRFNSDSISITGYISVPTFNRSRPDMIYTFVNGRPVHSTLFMGAIKSAYSEFIPKDRHPVVVMCLEILPGDVDVNVHPSKLEVRFRNRKHVYSVIVDALATALSSNVYRELPPRIPVGGGLDHFAVDSASTMRTPYSKVHDYGVTESSKLSVQQVGGGENFYQDSSTSSKTPRTLRGCLLSGEAATVGARHVQF
- a CDS encoding DNA mismatch repair protein MutL; the protein is MIIIDQHAAHERLTYEYMKKVTANEGMKRQVLLMPELVELDNEYELELLGEYREKLLKFGLVIEPMGSMVVAVREVPAILGVFDVKAMIAKIVESIVEVGEALFMSERIKHVCGTIACYSSIRSGRMLKLEEMNSLLRQMEDTPHSGQCNHGRPTYIKLSLSEIDKLFERR
- the dprA gene encoding DNA-processing protein DprA codes for the protein MDLSTNTTNTAVVHDRLVACIRIMRTTKIGPIAFQKLIKLYKTPELALDALVNGEFGNVGRVCPENDAEREVELCQKLGAKMISMFEREYPQMLLHIYDPPPIITVLGNTALLNRNNKIAMVGSRNASTNGKRIAYGIALDLSKAGFVTVSGLARGIDSTVHSVALEKMPTVAVTASGIDVVYPKDNLHLYRTIVHNGGTVVTELPFSSLPKASFFPQRNRIISGMAWGTVVVEASRRSGSLITANFALLQGREVFVVPGSALDPRYSGSNYLIKQGATLVESVEDIIQALNPSARPIAAKSLQCYTQKGATTDGVGSAAIRCTILQQLSVSPTDIEDLAACTKISTSTLLAELVELELLRKVHRFPGNRFALSLEN
- the mnmA gene encoding tRNA 2-thiouridine(34) synthase MnmA, with the protein product MVFDSSLNLDPLVPGKSPEETTVVVAMSGGVDSSVVAALLHERGYKVIGATMQLHSSLPASGAKSCCGSVDIYDAKRVASALGFPHYVLDYEEVFRKEVIDDFISSYKRGETPIPCVKCNQTVKFRDMLKAARTIGGDVVATGHYVRRVEIAGEQQILRGKDPQKDQSYFLFSVTSEQLKFLRFPLGNLVKSDVRQLAQKLNLGVADKPDSQDICFVPENSYREVLRNLDPASVKKGKIVHVDGRLLGEHDGISNFTVGQRRGLNISAPYPLYVVRLDAEQNIVVVGPQSALMKRALFVKNLNWLPDYDIPEKGLVVDARLRSSGATTRATITSDGEGYGTVVLEEDCVVSPGQACVLYDKERLLGGGWIYNKLCHEGVQ